In Macrobrachium nipponense isolate FS-2020 chromosome 15, ASM1510439v2, whole genome shotgun sequence, a single genomic region encodes these proteins:
- the LOC135226702 gene encoding interaptin-like — protein sequence MVQFFVDFMASNSSACLDEAGNQEDEIDHSGFEEDHVSDNEVEYGRSRNEEGDHPDSEEETRNLDTSRKFEEVIKENENLFLRFKKERLEKDQLIDKLLDKVEGLTVAGLQMEEHIRQLERLNKEKERKISSMSEEMQKLKSEMIEKEKVTDVQRKENEERDQMLIILENTVSVHSMEKDTLHRNLQQNDESRDEMQIKMNKLNQDLEGLRKENGRKEKNIEKLKRENENKTLKMKGLEDELQVLTIQTQMAHENLKELDQCKRELAEKNEELEKLRKQNLQKDSEILRVENECTQKLLEVSGLLKESKSVVAEQPTANGKKNDLIRRIVQLEFDIAETKEQLETRVFEEMEALMEIARPQEEILAQDTKISCLGKVKILNGPKNYKEKEVCRRERTITKAEDKKASDKTLCLKKPQINCRALYRRMDSIEEELRQIKGLQRPSSAGTKRHSKAPNETPSIEKPLNRDELHQKMGLISAANLQRLERDAKMVRELYKINAVT from the coding sequence ATGGTTCAGTTCTTTGTCGATTTCATGGCCTCGAACAGCTCTGCCTGTCTTGATGAGGCTGGAAATCAGGAGGACGAAATTGATCACTCTGGCTTTGAAGAAGACCATGTTTCGGATAACGAAGTAGAATACGGACGTTCCAGGAATGAAGAAGGCGACCATCCAGATAGTGAAGAAGAAACAAGGAATTTGGATACAAGTCGGAAGTTCGAGGAagtaattaaggaaaatgaaaatcttttcttGAGGTTTAAGAAAGAGAGATTAGAAAAGGATCAGCTGATCGACAAATTACTGGACAAGGTAGAGGGCCTGACCGTAGCAGGACTGCAGATGGAAGAACACATCAGACAACTCGAACgactaaacaaagaaaaggaaagaaagatcaGTTCAATGTCCGAAGAGATGCAGAAGCTGAAAAGCGAAATGATTGAAAAGGAGAAGGTCACAGATGTCCAAAGGAAGGAAAACGAGGAGAGAGACCAGATgctaattattttggaaaacacggTCTCAGTGCATTCGATGGAGAAGGACACTTTGCATCGAAATCTACAGCAAAACGATGAAAGCCGAgacgaaatgcaaataaaaatgaacaagctgAATCAGGACCTGGAAGGACTTCGAaaagagaatggaaggaaagaaaagaacatagaaaagctgaagagggagaacgagaaCAAGACCTTGAAAATGAAAGGTTTAGAGGACGAGTTACAAGTCCTCACCATTCAGACACAGATGGCCCACGAAAATTTGAAAGAGCTAGACCAATGTAAAAGAGAATTAGCTGAGAAAAACGAGGAACTGGAAAAGCTGAGAAAACAGAACTTGCAGAAGGATAGCGAGATCCTTCGAGTGGAAAATGAATGCACCCAGAAACTATTGGAAGTCAGCGGTTTACTGAAAGAATCTAAATCTGTTGTAGCAGAACAACCGACGGCAAATGGAAAGAAGAATGACCTGATTAGGAGGATAGTTCAACTTGAATTCGACATTGCTGAGACGAAGGAGCAACTAGAGACCAGGGTTTTTGAAGAGATGGAAGCATTAATGGAAATCGCAAGACCCCAAGAAGAGATCTTGGCGCAGGATACAAAGATCAGCTGCTTAGGAAAGGTCAAAATCCTTAATGGACCaaagaattataaagaaaaggaAGTTTGCAGAAGAGAGAGGACGATAACGAAAGCTGAAGACAAAAAGGCTTCGGATAAAACTCTGTGTCTGAAGAAGCCCCAGATAAACTGCAGAGCCCTCTACCGACGAATGGACAGCATCGAGGAAGAACTTCGCCAAATCAAAGGATTGCAACGACCTTCTTCAGCTGGCACCAAGAGGCACTCAAAGGCCCCAAATGAAACTCCATCAATTGAGAAGCCTCTAAACAGAGATGAATTGCACCAGAAAATGGGGCTGATATCTGCAGCCAACCTCCAACGACTGGAGCGAGATGCTAAAATGGTCCGAGAACTCTATAAGATAAACGCCGTCACGTAA